Proteins encoded within one genomic window of Aspergillus nidulans FGSC A4 chromosome VII:
- a CDS encoding uncharacterized protein (transcript_id=CADANIAT00009290): protein MAMTPKDHGKRNRPYLTVLPLAEDLGLEVDISCDRDDPECVKDGVDNFDGDGNVLICWEHDALTDIIEELGDDDAPEYPEEDRPLSVDAPDEIGK from the exons ATGGCCATGACACCCAAGGATC ATGGAAAACGCAACAGGCCCTACCTGACCGTTCTCCCTTTGGCGGAAGACTTGGGTCTAGAAGTCGACATCTCGTGTGACCGTGACGACCCAGAGTGTGTCAAAGATGGCGTGGATAACTTTGATGGAGACGGGAACGTTCTTATCTGCTGGGAGCACGACGCACTGACGGACATCATCGAGGAGTTgggggatgatgatgcgccTGAGTATCCGGAAGAGG ATCGCCCTTTGTCCGTTGATGCTCCAGACGAAATTGGGAAATGA
- a CDS encoding uncharacterized protein (transcript_id=CADANIAT00009289), producing the protein MATKVLGQVPSLFPHVKPDWWKEAYNYVYLWADGDCVEDPAITEAECRVLLQIPRVRNLLVYPRLATSSPLRVLDLCCGQGRHTINLAKRLSSVQFTGVDHSEYLISLAQKRAQEIQDAEDRSCNIQFQVGDARQIPAGDGEYDLVVLLGNSFGHGSYEDDLQMLRETYRVLKPGGVFVLDCVDGGWMRENSTSSGWEWLDPDTHFISDQEARGKQLVVLRERELSADGRRLANREIVIDLQGPAVHQDLFYAVQLYDMHEMEALLRRAGLCKQSYESSPITAPNSNSSSQRAGDLGMMEHRQLLVAVKPDPLDPQDADTYIHPSAVQDYDPQKGRLVRVTAPVPAGTVIMADAPYALVPAVPPASNDALICSNLRCRWRIPRDSSTCIRCPNNCFQDVIWCDDHCKATGQAHHDFECAWLKEHGNQIRQEEGEDELAMLWVIMRMLAGRRIESDLIRRSTIGEDSSPYLWSDRFKRGFQAMKDMRGNQEAWPDERIARWKDLIQIYLHDRLSGVANDEELLSLICKEESNSFGLYHGATGPPDSLQGQQRGPQYGLACYPRATLCNHSCVPNLKHGPDEQSRMVLTATRDIAAGEECCISYFDLTVHVDLNARRKRTRELFTFSCTCERCLREEAKA; encoded by the exons ATGGCTACTAAGGTCCTGGGGCAGGTCCcctctctctttccccaCGTCAAGCCAGATTGGTGGAAGGAAGCATATAACTACGTCTACCTCTGGGCAGACGGAGACTGTGTCGAGGATCCCGCCATCACAGAGGCAGAATGTCGGGTCTTACTCCAGATTCCCCGCGTGCGGAATCTGCTTGTCTACCCTCGCCTTGCCACCTCGTCACCATTGCGCGTGCTAGACCTATGTTGCGGACAGGGCCGGCACACAATCAATCTAGCAAAGCGACTCTCATCCGTCCAATTTACGGGGGTCGATCACAGCGAGTATCTGATAAGCCTTGCGCAGAAGCGGGCACAAGAAATCCAAGACGCAGAGGATCGCAGCTGCAACATCCAATTCCAGGTAGGAGATGCACGCCAAATTccggctggagatggagagtATGACCTGGTGGTCCTGTTGGGCAATTCATTCGGCCATGGGTCCTATGAGGACGATTTGCAGATGCTGCGTGAGACGTACCGAGTCCTGAAGCCGGGAGGCGTCTTCGTGCTTGACTGTGTTGACGGAGGTTGGATGCGCGAGAACTCCACGTCTAGCGGGTGGGAATGGCTTGACCCCGATACTCATTTCATCTCGGACCAGGAAGCCCGTGGGAAGCAGCTCGTTGTGCTCCGCGAGAGAGAGCTGTCAGCCGATGGCCGCCGTCTCGCGAATCGGGAGATCGTGATCGATCTCCAGGGCCCCGCGGTGCACCAGGACTTGTTCTATGCGGTGCAATTGTATGATATGCACGAGATGGAGGCGCTTCTTCGCAGGGCAGGGCTATGCAAGCAGAGCTACGAGAGCTCGCCAATTACGGCACCCAATAgtaacagcagcagccagagGGCTGGTGATCTGGGAATGATGGAACACCGACAGCTCCTCGTTGCGGTGAAACCCGATCCTCTTGATCCGCAGGATGCGGACACGTATATCCATCCCTCAGCAGTTCAGGATTACGATCCGCAAAAGGGAAGACTGGTGCGCGTTACTGCGCCTGTACCGGCAGGGACGGTGATCATGGCTGATGCACCCTACGCACTCGTCCCGGCTGTTCCGCCTGCAAGCAATGATGCGCTTATCTGCAGCAATCTGCGCTGCCGTTGGCGGATACCGCGCGATTCGTCCACATGTATTCGTTGTCCGAACAATTGTTTCCAAGACGTGATCTGGTGCGATGACCATTGCAAGGCTACTGGCCAGGCACACCATGATTTTGAATGCGCCTGGTTGAAGGAGCACGGCAACCAGATCCGccaggaagaaggcgaagacgagCTTGCCATGTTATGGGTAATCATGCGCATGCTCGCGGGCCGCCGGATCGAGTCGGATCTAATACGCAGATCCACAATCGGAGAGGATTCAAGTCCGTACCTTTGGAGTGACAGGTTCAAGCGCGGCTTCCAAGCAATGAAGGATATGCGCGGCAATCAGGAGGCCTGGCCGGACGAGAGGATCGCCCGCTGGAAAGATCTAATCCAGATATATCTCCATGACCGGCTTTCGGGTGTCGCCAACGACGAAGAGCTGCTTTCACTAATCTGCAAAGAAGAATCGAACTCATTTGGCCTGTATCATGGCGCCACGGGACCGCCGGACAGCCTGCAGGGCCAGCAGCGTGGCCCTCAGTATGGACTTGCCTGCTATCCGCGGGCGACGCTCTGTAATCATTCTTGCGTGCCGAAT CTTAAACACGGCCCTGACGAGCAGAGCCGAATGGTCCTAACAGCTACACGAGATATCGCGGCAGGTGAAGAATGCTGTATTTCGTACTTCGACCTCACGGTTCACGTTGATCTTAATGCCAGACGAAAGAGAACGAGGGAACTATTCACCTTTTCCTGCACCTGCGAGCGGTGCTTGCGtgaagaggccaaggcctgA
- a CDS encoding lanthionine synthetase C family protein (transcript_id=CADANIAT00009286), whose translation MSEYPQYYSNDLQLPHIEKATLRRTLQVLSSAVCNGVNVIESTAPASNEYDGRGVYTGDLAQQKRVLEDNASSLPDFLSLARARIPTRGPDIPLRIGGLSPLASRSPIAAVVLRILHKCATGRVETISAHDIECLDNAVHLALSHGSTAFYHGHDLGADEILFGRAGLLWALLNIRAAATDLPHAQMEVFQPIISQIPEIVRSIIDAGREGAAKYKRSHGKVDALPLMWPWKPGYYGVGWAHGLCGIIPVLLACNLDELDDCLPEIGGTISALCRICIAHNGHLPTKIPLRSSSRQSLLVQMCHGAPAILGLLGCALKHTELVLEHWEPNWNRAVCLATDRVWEQGLLSKGGGLCHGIAGNAWPLLLLHDVFEDSSAVLDRARLNYTTRKSDLAATEGLLSGDFFLSRAIAMMLYARETPPYNASLETASNNYRMPDNPFSLFEGLSGTVCAWAEASIVVKARLRKLEVGDEDIDQDPMFRRCRQKQLGFPCLGGNGATGVL comes from the exons ATGTCAGAATACCCGCAGTATTACAGCAACGATCTTCAGTTGCCCCATATCGAGAAGGCAACTCTACGCCGGACACTTCAGGTCCTCAGCAGTGCGGTTTGCAACGGCGTCAATGTCATTGAATCTACTGCTCCAGCGAGTAACGAGTATGATGGCCGCGGGGTGTATACCGGAGACCTAG CACAACAAAAGCGTGTCCTAGAAGATAATGCTAGCTCCCTGCCAGACTTCTTAAGTCTAGCCAGAGCGCGAATCCCAACTCGTGGTCCAGATATTCCTCTGCGGATTGGAGGTCTCTCACCTCTGGCATCTAGATCGCCAATCGCTGCTGTTGTACTGAGGATCCTCCATAAATGCGCCACTGGGAGGGTTGAAACTATCTCCGCTCACGATATTGAGTGCCTTGATAATGCGGTACATTTGGCACTAAGTCATGGTTCCACTGCCTTCTACCATGGCCACGACCTGGGCGCGGATGAGATTCTCTTCGGCCGTGCTGGGCTGCTGTGGGCGCTTCTGAATATCAGGGCAGCGGCGACTGACCTTCCACATGCGCAAATGGAAGTTTTCCAACCAATAATTAGCCAAATTCCTGAAATTGTCCGTTCAATCATTGATGCTGGCAGAGAAGGGGCTGCAAAGTATAAGAGGAGCCATGGCAAAGTCGACGCCCTTCCATTAATgtggccatggaagcctggGTACTATGGAGTTGGATG GGCTCATGGATTGT GCGGGATAATACcggttcttcttgcttgcaACTTGGACGAACTGGATGACTGTCTGCCGGAGATCGGAGGAACGATCAGCGCGCTATGCAGGATTTGTATCGCGCACAATGGCCATCTACCAACCAAGATCCCACTCCGCTCTTCATCTCGCCAGTCACTGCTGGTCCAGATGTGTCATGGGGCGCCGGCCATCCTGGGCCTTCTTGGTTGCGCCTTGAAGCACACGGAGCTGGTTCTAGAGCACTGGGAACCGAACTGGAACCGCGCCGTATGTCTTGCCACGGATCGCGTGTGGGAGCAGGGTCTTCTCTCGAAAGGCGGAGGTTTGTGTCATGGCATTGCGGGAAATGCATGGCCTCTGCTCCTTCTACATGACGTCTTTGAGGATAGCAGCGCCGTCCTAGACAGAGCCAGACTAAACTACACCACGCGAAAATCAGATCTGGCTGCAACTGAGGGTCTTCTCTCCGGagacttttttctctctcgGGCAATTGCAATGATGCTCTATGCACGAGAGACCCCACCGTACAACGCGTCTCTGGAGACTGCATCCAATAATTATCGAATGCCTGACAAtccattttctctcttcgAGGGCCTGTCGGGCACTGTATGCGCCTGGGCTGAAGCCAGCATCGTAGTCAAAGCACGGCTTCGCAAACTCGAAGttggtgatgaggatatcgacCAAGATCCCATGTTCAGGAGGTGTAGACAGAAGCAATTAGGGTTTCCTTGCTTAGGTGGGAATGGTGCGACTGGGGTTCTTTGA
- the sxa2 gene encoding putative pheromone processing carboxypeptidase (Sxa2) (transcript_id=CADANIAT00009287), with amino-acid sequence MGVGNVLYAAAVAVSLCTDYVAASSPHGRFGQRARDSVNLAKRASHLHNATASGKLPKSDFRFLTDKTSPFLVDHLPDVHFDVGELYSGLIPIEKGNDSRALFFAFQPKLGDPVDEVTIWLNGGPGCSSLEGFFQENGRFLWLPGTYQPVENPYSWVNLTNVLWVDQPVGTGFSVGKPTAISQEETAEDFVKFFKNFQQTFGIKNFKIYVTGESYAGRYVPYVSAAMLDQNDTEYYDLAGALVYDPCIGQHDVVQEQIPAVPFVQANANLFNFNSSFMAQIEEMHQTCGYADFIDQYLVFPPSGVQPPKYFNYSSEADLACDVFDLINNEAFAANTCFDIYEVNLMCPLQWDVLAFPTELTYQPDGAPTVYFDRPDVKRAMHAPQSVEWSICSNHAVFMGGDAGPESEGDISANPIEHVLPQVIEATNRVLIGNGDYDMIIITNGTLLSIQNMTWNGKLGFQERPSEPIYLGADLPDLEWAEVRAENGLDVNQPQGTMGVQHYERGLMWAETYQSGHMTPEYQPRVAYRHLEWLLGRVEKL; translated from the exons ATGGGGGTCGGTAATGTGCTATATGCTGCTGCTGTAGCTGTGTCTTTATGCACAGACTACGTTGCAGCATCATCGCCTCATGGCCGGTTTGGCCAGCGTGCTCGCGACTCGGTCAATCTGGCGAAGCGTGCTTCTCACCTCCATAATGCTACTGCCTCTGGAAAACTCCCTAAATCGGACTTTCGGTTCCTGACGGACAAGACATCGC CCTTTCTCGTCGACCATCTTCCCGACGTGCACTTCGACGTGGGTGAACTCTATTCGGGGCTGATTCCTATCGAGAAGGGCAACGATTCGCGCGCTCTGTTCTTCGCCTTCCAGCCGAAACTCGGCGATCCCGTTGACGAAGTCACCATCTGGCTAAACGGCGGGCCGGGGTGTAGTTCGCTTGAAGGCTTCTTTCAGGAGAACGGCCGCTTCTTGTGGCTGCCGGGCACCTACCAGCCGGTGGAGAATCCGTATTCGTGGGTGAATCTGACGAATGTTTTGTG GGTCGACCAGCCCGTCGGGACGGGCTTCTCGGTCGGTAAACCGACAGCCATTTCACAGGAGGAGACCGCTGAGGATTTCGTCAAATTCTTCAAGAACTTCCAACAGACGTTTGGGATCAAGAATTTCAAGATCTACGTCACCGGCGAGAGCTACGCGGGGCGATACGTACCCTACGTGAGCGCTGCTATGCTCGATCAGAATGACACCGAATATTACGATCTAGCTG GCGCCCTCGTCTATGACCCCTGTATCGGGCAGCACGATGTCGTGCAAGAGCAGATCCCCGCCGTTCCCTTCGTCCAAGCGAATGCCAACCTCTTCAATTTCAACAGCTCCTTCATGGCGCAGATCGAAGAAATGCACCAGACATGCGGCTACGCTGATTTCATCGACCAGTACCTCGTTTTCCCGCCATCCGGCGTCCAACCACCTAAGTACTTCAACTATAGCTCGGAGGCGGACCTTGCCTGCGACGTCTTCGACCTGATCAATAACGAAGCCTTCGCGGCGAATACCTGCTTCGACATCTACGAGGTCAATCTCATGTGTCCCCTGCAATGGGACGTACTTGCTTTCCCAACAGAGCTTACGTACCAGCCCGACGGGGCGCCGACGGTCTACTTCGACCGGCCCGATGTGAAGCGGGCCATGCACGCACCGCAGTCAGTCGAATGGTCTATCTGCTCAAACCACGCCGTTTTCATGGGCGGAGATGCTGGCCCCGAGTCGGAAGGCGACATCTCGGCCAATCCGATCGAGCACGTCCTTCCGCAAGTGATCGAAGCGACGAACCGCGTGCTTATCGGCAACGGTGACTACgacatgatcatcatcacGAACGGCACACTGCTCTCGATCCAGAACATGACTTGGAACGGGAAGCTCGGCTTTCAGGAACGGCCAAGCGAGCCGATCTACCTTGGTGCGGACCTGCCGGATCTTGAGTGGGCAGAGGTCCGCGCAGAAAACGGGCTGGATGTTAACCAGCCGCAAGGGACGATGGGAGTCCAGCATTATGAGCGCGGGCTCATGTGGGCTGAGACGTATCAGAGTGGGCATATGACGCCGGAGTATCAGCCGCGCGTGGCGTATCGGCATCTGGAGTGGTTGCTGGGGAGGGTCGAGAAGTTGTAG
- a CDS encoding Zn(II)2Cys6 transcription factor (transcript_id=CADANIAT00009285) has product MQTLTTETRVAKRRRRRIPLSCESCRVRKLKCNREKPCQNCTARGEESACIFQRSTHGALSSSSIEQNGHSMRERIDRLEEMVKRLISCNQSDPSTVAPSSNGFSSGSSALRGVDARSSTSISALKAAWDEPPNESVVSHTLTNSVDGTSLLFGHVQRVDILEILSSLPPRNEMSKLIQWFFDRKNFPISVPPIIHEPTFIREYNTHLNNPSQSNVIWIGLLFSILGIITLAMQLGEQGYQKEAEERFHLYRLRTSQCLLLGDIAKCLPYTVETLRFNATAELNRKDDNSRGLWIMTGVIVRAAVNMGYHRDPEHTPAFSTIEGEYRRRIWLSVKSMDEVASFLSGFPRMTPAINSDAKEPLNVHDWELGEDIKSLPPPRPLSEPTAASYLIIKGRVFHALGEVIDFINGPCPDDYTKVIEIDQLLTKVWSDVPIHMRVDANDAKYSSPRTPADYSKLQLACMYHHGICTLHRRFIRKRATYQPGDISRSRCLTSSLALLEYQRLLQPSWYAYSRTRQMLAPAAMTIALELAIRRRESGEFSAVESDTLIQALEVSVSLWKNASDSGDETSRVYQILDDMLRSYQAGGEQGATKPETYHSSDRGGSCGYDYGLFDESGIDWAWWDEWAKDSGLWEDQAILF; this is encoded by the exons ATGCAGACTCTGACCACAGAAACCCGGGTTGCTAAGCGACGTCGGCGGCGGATCCCTCTGTCCTGCGAATCCTGCCGCGTCAGGAA ATTGAAATGTAATAGAGAGAAGCCGTGTCAAAATTGTACTGCTCGGGGAGAGGAGTCAGCATGTATCTTTCAGAGATCGACACATGGAGCTCTGTCATCTTCTAGTATAGAACAGAATGGCCACTCGATGCGCGAACGGATTGACcgcttggaggagatggtCAAGCGACTTATCAGCTGCAACCAGAGTGACCCGTCAACCGTTGCTCCATCTTCCAATGGCTTCTCCAGTGGCTCTTCAGCACTGAGAGGTGTAGATGCTCGTAGTTCAACTAGC ATTAGCGCACTGAAGGCGGCATGGGATGAGCCCCCGAACGAATCAGTTGTCTCGCATACCTTGACGAACTCGGTTGATGGGACCAGTCTGCTTTTCGGCCATGTTCAGCGGGTAGATATCCTAGAGATCCTGTCGTCCCTGCCGCCGAGAAATGAAATGAGTAAACTCATCCAGTGGTTCTTCGATAGAAAGAACTTTCCCATATCCGTTCCTC CCATCATACATGAACCAACCTTTATTCGGGAG TATAACACCCACCTGAACAATCCGTCTCAAAGCAATGTCATCTGGATCGGATTGCTTTTCTCCATCCTTGGAATTATAACTCTCGCCATGCAGCTTGGGGAACAAGGATACCAAaaagaggctgaggaacGATTCCATCTGTACCGACTACGAACATCACAGTGTCTATTACTTGGTGATATTGCCAAATGCTTGCCATATACGGTCGAGACATTGCGTTTCAATGCGACCGCCGAACTTAACAGGAAGGACGATAATAGCCGGGGCTTGTGGATTATGACAGGAGTTATTGTAAGGGCGGCAGTAAATATGGGGTACCACCGCGACCCTGAACATACTCCTGCTTTCTCGACCATCGAAGGTGAATATAGACGACGGATATGGCTTTCTGTCAAGAGCATGGATGAAGTGGCGTCGTTTCTGTCTGGGTTCCCGCGGATGACTCCAGCAATTAACTCGGACGCAAAGGAACCGCTTAATGTTCACGACTGGGAACTAGGAGAAGATATTAAAAGCCTCCCGCCCCCAAGGCCACTGTCCGAACCAACGGCAGCCTCGTATCTGATTATCAAGGGACGCGTGTTTCACGCTCTGGGCGAGGTTATTGACTTCATTAACGGCCCCTGCCCGGACGACTATACCAAGGTGATTGAGATCGATCAGTTGTTGACCAAGGTGTGGTCGGATGTTCCGATTCATATGAGAGTGGATGCGAATGACGCAAAATACAGCTCACCCCGGACTCCGGCCGACTATTCAAAGTTACAGCTGGCATGCATGTACCACCATGGCATCTGTACCCTGCATCGAAGGTTCATCCGAAAACGTGCAACCTACCAGCCGGGCGACATATCCCGCTCTCGCTGCCTCACATCGTCTCTGGCATTGCTAGAGTACCAAAGACTACTACAGCCGTCCTGGTACGCCTACTCTCGAACACGACAAATGCTGGCGCCTGCGGCCATGACCATCGCTCTTGAATTGGCGATAAGACGAAGAGAGTCGGGTGAGTTTTCAGCAGTCGAATCTGACACTCTGATCCAGGCACTGGAGGTCTCCGTTTCTCTTTGGAAGAACGCATCGGATTCTGGTGATGAAACTTCAAGAGTATACCAAATATTGGACGACATGCTCCGGAGCTACCAAGCTGGCGGTGAACAGGGAGCCACAAAACCAGAGACTTATCACTCTTCCGACCGCGGCGGAAGTTGTGGGTATGACTATGGCCTATTTGATGAATCTGGCATCGACTGG GCCTGGTGGGATGAATGGGCCAAAGATTCTGGGCTGTGGGAAGACCAAGCCATCCTCTTttga
- a CDS encoding uncharacterized protein (transcript_id=CADANIAT00009288), protein MALLTTLGLTLGLTSTPPGLTVPNLGPAALAFNFIFAYGLLSSRTLKQYYGIDHNVSPREDIAKYGDAAVQSGKISKKTLDIIKRNESAHANAVENYALLVGAVAMATVAGVQRVSINRAVVLYTLARTACRTSEECAGGWAIYAA, encoded by the exons ATGGCCCTCTTAACCACTCTGGGGCTCACTCTCGGGCTCACCTCCACGCCCCCGGGACTGACAGTCCCTAACCTAGGCCCAGCGGCACTGGCGTTCAACTTCATCTTCGCCTACGGGCTGCTCTCCAGCCGCACTCTCAAGCAATACTATGGGATCGACCACAACGTTTCGCCGCGCGAGGACATCGCCAAGTACGGCGACGCCGCGGTGCAGTCCGGCAAGATCTCGAAAAAGACACTGGACATAATCAAGCGCAACGAGAGCGCGCATGCCAACGCGGTCGAGAACTACGCGCTTCTGGTTGGAGCGGTCGCGATGGCGACGGTGGCTGGAGTTCAGAGGGTCAGTATTAACCGGGCCGTGGTGTTGTATACGCTTGCGAGGACGGC TTGTCGCACCTCAGAGGAGTGTGCTGGTGGGTGGGCAATCTATGCTGCTTGA
- a CDS encoding cell wall mannoprotein 1 family protein (transcript_id=CADANIAT00009284), which yields MKFTTGFFTLALAYSAFAEPIPKAKRALSDYTGVFDAIGAQVATVSSTVASYVAGSTSGSAVQDASTELVTIINDGAASVAGFDSLTSLEALQLVAPIQDLTGDISDLIDAVIAAEPNFVADGLDGDVLTSLQDQKAAAEGLRDAITPKVPAALEDIANELSEGIVAEIDRGIAAYSD from the coding sequence ATGAAGTTCACCACCGGTTTCTTCACTCTCGCCCTGGCTTACAGCGCCTTTGCTGAGCCCATCCCCAAGGCGAAGCGCGCGCTATCCGACTACACCGGTGTCTTCGACGCTATCGGCGCCCAAGTCGCCACTGTTTCATCCACCGTGGCCTCCTACGTGGCGGGCTCGACCTCCGGTTCGGCCGTGCAAGATGCGTCAACCGAGCTTGTGACGATTATCAACGACGGCGCGGCCAGCGTCGCCGGTTTTGACTCTCTGACTTCCCTCGAGGCCCTTCAACTAGTCGCTCCCATCCAGGATCTGACGGGCGACATCAGCGACCTTATTGATGCTGTGATCGCGGCTGAGCCCAACTTCGTGGCAGATGGTCTTGATGGCGATGTTCTTACCTCGCTTCAGGATCAGAAGGCGGCCGCTGAGGGTCTGCGGGATGCGATCACGCCCAAGGTTCCGGCCGCTTTGGAGGATATCGCCAATGAATTGTCCGAGGGGATTGTCGCTGAGATTGACCGGGGCATTGCGGCTTACTCTGACTAA
- a CDS encoding flavin-containing monooxygenase (transcript_id=CADANIAT00009291): protein MAAVEIKTPVVTQTALPIHVHDPAQVPASSPAVSIETNSKSTTRPAFQIEEHPIDQVRPIKVGVIGGGLSGITAGILLPVKLPGLDLRIYDKNADLGGTWFENTYPGVRCDIPAHVYQSNFEPNTKWTEEFAQGHEIREYWQGVARKYNVYQYVRAQHRVERAEWFGDKGKWKVTVRDLKEDKGQLYEEELDILLNAIGHFNAWKLPDYPGINTFKGPLFHSSNWDHSVDLKGKRVALIGNGASGLQVLPSIQPIAAHVDHYARNRTWIADSFGSVGVRRLEPNIIPQEQIDSFNDPDTYLKYRKSIEQGYFSRFGAIFRNSPININLRETWTKLMLSRIKDKPELADKIIPDFPPNCRRPTPGPGYLEALTKNNVEYIQTHISHFTETGIVTKDGVERSVDVVICSTGANVDHCPPFSIIANGLDLKTAWRHDGHFGFPYNYLGVATPGFPNLLWIGGPNATGHGGSVPNSIENQIVYIAKIIRKFRSQGIKSFAPSKAATDDFIEYSDNFFPRTVWTENCSSWYNGGRPGARIHGLFPASAASLNYIRRDPRWEDFEYEYTNPSGNRFAWIGNGWTRREMEEAEDLTPHLKKPQDIDLRTYLETWVDV, encoded by the exons ATGGCTGCAGTCGAAATCAAGACACCGGTAGTCACCCAGACCGCGCTTCCGATCCACGTACACGATCCAGCTCAAGTCCCAGCTTCGAGTCCGGCTGTGTCAATCGAGACGAACAGTAAAAGTACAACCAGACCAGCATTCCAGATTGAAGAACACCCTATCGACCAAGTCCGACCGATCAAGGTCGGGGTAATCGGTGGCGGACTGTCAGGTATCACGGCAGGCATTTTACTCCCTGTAaagctgccggggctggaCCTACGGATCTATGATAAAAATGCGGATCTT GGAGGGACGTGGTTTGAGAATACATACCCTGGTGTGAGGTGCGATATCCCAGCGCACGTCTACCAGTCGAATTTCGAGCCAAACACCAAGTGGACGGAGGAGTTTGCACAAGGACACGAGATCAGAGAGTACTGGCAGGGTGTTGCGCGCAAATACAATGTCTACCAGTACGTTCGGGCGCAGCATAGAGTCGAAAGGGCCGAGTGGTTTGGCGACAAGGGTAAGTGGAAGGTCACTGTACGCGATTTGAAGGAGGACAAG GGCCAGCTCTACGAAGAAGAACTCGACATCCTCCTGAATGCCATCGGCCACTTCAACGCCTGGAAACTCCCTGACTACCCGGGCATTAACACCTTCAAAGGGCCTCTCTTCCACTCGTCTAACTGGGACCACTCTGTAGACCTCAAGGGTAAACGCGTGGCCCTGATTGGAAACGGCGCATCGGGGCTGCAAGTTCTCCCCTCCATCCAACCCATCGCCGCCCACGTCGACCACTACGCGCGCAACCGCACCTGGATCGCCGACTCGTTTGGATCTGTGGGCGTACGGCGCCTCGAACCAAATATCATTCCGCAGGAGCAAATCGACTCCTTCAATGACCCGGACACGTACCTGAAGTACCGCAAGTCCATCGAGCAGGGCTATTTCAGTCGGTTTGGAGCGATCTTCCGCAACTCGCCCATTAACATCAACTTGCGCGAGACATGGACAAAGCTCATGCTCTCGCGAATCAAAGACAAGCCAGAGCTGGCCGATAAGATCATCCCTGACTTCCCGCCCAACTGCCGCCGTCCCACTCCGGGGCCGGGCTATCTGGAAGCGCTGACGAAGAACAACGTCGAGTACATCCAGACGCACATCTCCCACTTCACAGAGACCGGCATCGTCACAAAAGACGGCGTCGAACGCTCCGTTGACGTGGTGATCTGCTCTACCGGCGCCAACGTCGATCACTGCCCGCCCTtcagcatcatcgccaacgGCCTCGATCTGAAGACAGCCTGGAGGCACGACGGCCATTTCGGATTTCCATATAACTATCTCGGCGTCGCGACGCCGGGGTTCCCGAACCTCCTCTGGATCGGCGGTCCCAATGCCACCGGCCATGGCGGCAGCGTGCCCAATAGCATCGAGAACCAGATCGTCTATATCGCGAAGATCATCCGCAAATTCCGATCGCAAGGGATCAAATCGTTTGCTCCGTCAAAAGCGGCCACCGACGACTTTATCGAGTACAGCGACAATTTCTTTCCGCGGACAGTTTGGACAGAAAACTGCTCCTCTTGGTATAATGGCGGACGACCGGGAGCAAGGATCCACGGCCTGTTTCCCGCCAGTGCGGCGAGCCTGAATTACATCCGTCGCGACCCGAGATGGGAGGACTTTGAATATGAGTATACTAATCCCAGTGGGAACCGATTTGCCTGGATTGGAAATGGCtggacgaggagagagatggaggaggcggaggatcTGACGCCGCATCTAAAGAAGCCCCAGGACATTGACTTGAGGACGTATCTAGAGACGTGGGTAGATGTCTAA